The DNA sequence CGCAATCGGAGTGGCTTCTGTCAGGTTTGCGCCAAGCATTTCATTCGGTAGTGCCGCTGACTGGTATGCCGACCAGTTATAGATGATCAATCGGCGTATCAGGATGCGCGTTAGCTCCCCGATTGTCAGGCACGCATCCAACCTGTATTGACGCTGCTTGACATCCTCCAATCGAGGATTCAACGCACCGGGAAGAAAATGAACGGTATGGTCGTTGATCAGACGGAACTGCCGTTCGACGTTTGGCTTCCAATCCCCACGCCGAGCAGTGGCATTCTGCAGCTTGATGCCGAGTGCCTTAGGCAGCGCGTCAGATGCCTTGGACTTCATTTCACTGTTGTCAGCCAACACCTTGTGTGGGAGGTGGTGGCATGGCCACATGTCCTCTGTAATCTCCACTCCAAAGCGTCGGCAGAAGTCGACCTTGGAGGTAAATGCGTTGAATAGTGCCAGGCGAGCGCCCTCCCAGCTCGGTCCCTCGAGCCCAAGGTAGAAACCCACGACCATTCGCGAAAACACGTCCACAACGACATACAGAACCGGCCGGCCGATGACCCAAGCACGATTGAAGGCGGAAACAAGATAGACATCGACGATTGTCGAATCGATCTCGTAGCGCGCGCATGGGCCGAAGACACCTTGGCGCGAGGAACCGAGAACGCCGCGATATTTCAGTGCCCAAGTCGTTGTGCTGACATGTTTCTTAGTCAGGTCCAGTCGATAGTCTTCCTCCCGGAAGACCAACCAGAATTGTTTATAGGTGATCGTTTGGTGTATTTCCGGCGGAATTGGAATACGCAAACCGCGGTGGTCGATTTCTCCCTGACTGAAAAAGGCGTTTTTGGTATCTTGCCATGCCTTCTTGATCGTCGTTCCGGGCTTCCAGAATCGGTCTATCCCCTCAATGATGGAATTCCGGACATCGGCAATTGAAGGGCCGATCTTTTCGGTGCTGCCAAGGCCAAGTTTGGCTCTATCTGGCCGTCGACCTCGTTTTGCTGTTTTCGGTGCTTGCTTGCTTCCAGCACAGCCGCATCGATCATAGCGGCCAAGCAATGCGTCGTCGCAGCATCCATAGGCGAAGTATTTGTATAGGGGGCGGTAGACTTGTATCCATTCCTTACCTAGTTCGGCAGCACGCGCCGACACAAGCGCCCCGCGGGTCCCGGGAAGATAGATCTGAGGAATATGATGATCGTCCACAAGAGGTTGGATGATCTCCCAGCCTCGGTCCCGGACATCCTTGCTGATCTTGGGGAGGTCGGATTCGTTTAGAAAGGCATATGGACGCGGATCTGATTCGATGAAACGAAGCAGCTTGCGAGCAATTAATTGTTCAACCTGCGAGAGCGGGTAGAGCTTTGGCTTTTTCAGTTGTTTTTCAATGCCGATCGTTACCAACAAGTCCTGAGCGCGGTCTACCCAAAGCACGCGTTGGGGTACATGGAAACCCACGTTTTCTTCACCAGGCGTTTGTTCGAAGACCTGCCCATGGCATAGCAAGAACTTTTCCCCATCATCCGGCATGACACGCTCCTTTGTTGCCGAAACGAATGGACACATCATCTATGGCAAGTGCGCGCACTGGATGGAGGGGGCCGAGCGGGTGCGTCAAGTCGAGTTCAATCAGATGGTGCCAGACACAATGCCGAAATAGCTGATAGAGCGCTTCATTGTCGGGTTTCCCAATCAAGTCCGCGCACGCGGCGAGTATTTGCTTTAGCGGAGAGCCTTCTTCCCACGCGATGCGAAATGCGCGAAGAAACGCTGGTAGCCTGGCATGTAGTTGAGGTGCTGAACGATCGATTTCAACGACCAGGTAGTTCAGCCAGTCCAGATTTCTGATTAGGGTAGCAGGTATGTCGTGATCAGTGATCAAGATCCACTGGATGCCTCTCCCCAACCAGTAACGACGTTCCAATTCCAGCTTTTCGAGAACCCTGCTGCGGCTCTCGCCGTTAAGGTCCTCTTCCGACTTAATGCTATACGCCACCAGTCTGTGGTCGCCAACACGATTTCTTATGGTAAGAAGGAAATCAGTGGTCATCACCAGCATCGTTTTGCTGTTCGGATACCGCGGATGACGAATGCGCAGGTTTTCAGCGATGGTCTGCGTCGCTCGTTCCGGTAGCAGTGGAAATTGTTCACGGATATCGACTACTTGCTGTGCATAGTCCGCCATCAAGCAAAAGTCATCTTCGTTGTCTGAAAAAAGATGATGGGTGCGTCCTGTAGTAATGCCTGGTGCGCGGCTTGATCGTCCCTTCGACGAAAAGCAGCGAACGTCGATCCATGGCTTGTAGTTTTCGCCTTCACCCTGGCCAAGTCCTTGAGACTTCCACCTTTGAATGTCTTCAATGGTGATTGGAAAACGCCTCATCATCTCTATCCTTGCAGAATTGACTTTCTACCGATGATTGCCGCGTTGATCATCTATTCAGTCTATAGGGTGACGTGATGACGTCAAACCGAATTAAGGCGTATCATCAAGCAGTGGCGTCCAATCAAGGAGTTTGGCAACCCGACGGATTATCCAATGCATTTCAGGAGCCGTTCCCCAGCCACACTTTTCCATTCTGATAAATTGATTCGCCAGAATTTCTGCCTTGGATAAATGCACCCATGCGCCGGTTTGTAACTCGCAACATTCGGCAGCTAAATGCTGTGCTAACTCTTCACAAATTTCCCATGATCTCCAGAGTGAAAGAGGCGATGAGCCTAATGCATATAACTTGCCATCGTATTCTTCGAGGGACTCGGTGAGCTTCCCGTTGACCGCGGCCACTACAGGGCGGGGGCGAGGGAAATTTGTGGGAACTACCGAATGGTCAGGGACTGGTGGTGAATTGTTCATGTTTCCCTCTACAAGAAGAGCGCTAAGGCTTAGCTCTCGTGAGGCAAGCTGGGAAGCATGGGGTGCCTATTAAGTATACTAAATAGACTAGCACATAGAGCCGAGCGATGCTACGGCTCTTATGAGTAGCGCTAAAAAAACAATATCCGCGAGGGAAAGACTTGGACGGAACCTGCGTAGCTATCGAGAAGCGCAGGGGTGGTCCCAAGAGAATCTAGCCGCGCAGGCAGGGCTGACGCAGACGTTTCTTTCACAAATGGAAAATGGCTTAACCAATGTTTCGCTCGACAATATCGAACGTTTGGCAGAGGCCCTTAATCTGGATATTGGTGAATTGCTAAAACTTTAAGGTGTTAAAGCAAACTTTGACCATCGCGAGATACCTCGTAGCCCAACAATGCTGAATACCTGCCAGTGGTTCTACGAATGCGAACGGTGTCATAAACTACTCAAGCCCAAGGCGGACGACTGGTGTGTCTTCTGTTCGTATGAAAATGTCCCATGCCCACCGATGCAAGTACAGAGCAACCGCGCCAACTACTGTGCCAATGACTAGAATTCATGGTTCAATGCCGCCAAAATGGGGCAAAACGACTGGACTCGTCTATCTGGGTGCCGTACTTCTTTGGAGCTGCTGTGAAATTTCCAGAAGTGGTTTAATTCCAGAGCCAAAGCGCGCAATGGCGCCTCTGTTTTCCTTCAGTTCACTGTAGGGTAAGTAACGTATATTCAGTTCGGAAACGCGAGAAAACGCCGGCCTGCACAGCTGCTGTTCGACCTCGTCCCGACGATTATCGGGCGCAACCAAGAACAACGTGCTGTTCTCGCCAACGCCGGTGCCGAGCGCCAAGTCGAGCATACGTACAATGCCGGAATAAATCGAGGTTGAATGCTCCACCTCAAATGCAGCTGCAACTTCAAGTGAGCCACGACCAATCCACACGACGTTAATCAGTCGCACTGAGTCCATACCTGCCGTCACGTCGCAAGTGGCGGCAATTTGCCGATAAGCAGTCATTGCCATTGCTAAATTGAAAGATGGCAACCGACCCATAAGCGTCATTCAAATTTCGGCTGCCCGATAGTCCGCTACCGAAAGCGGAAAAGACAGTCGAGAAAACGATCGGTTGTCCGTACGTCAGCAAATCACTCCCCATGGTCAATTACCGGAAGCGGCCATGCTAGAACCTCGGCTTTTTGTGGTCTGGACTGACTCTCCTGACCTACAGCCGTCATTGATGTAAGCCTCGACAGAAGCGTACGAGCAACTTTACTCTGCGACAAAGCGCATGAAGAACCATTGTTTCACTCCTTCCACCGCCAACAGATAGAAGATCAGCATGGCGACGAGGATAAGAAAGAAAAGAGCCGGCGGAGCCACGAAACCAAGCTGCATGCCAGCAGGAGTGAACGGGAGCAGTACGGCAACCGCCGCCACGGCCAGTGAACAGACGACGAGCCACGGATTGGGGCGGCTCCGGAAGGGTGTTCTGCGGGTGCGAATAATGAAAATGACCAGAACCTGAGTGGCCATGGATTCAATGAACCAGCCGGTATGGAAGAGCGCCTCGCCGGCATGGAAGATTGCCAGCATGATGTAAAAGGTAAGGAAGTCGAAGGCTGAACTGACAGGGCCGATAATCAGCATGAAGTTGCGGATGAAGGTCATGTCCCAGTGCCGCGGATGGCTCAAGTAGTCGTCATCGACCCTGTCCAGCGGGATGGGAAGTTCGGAAACGTCATAGAGCAAGTTATTGAGCAAGATCTGCACCGGCAACATGGGGAGGAAGGGCAGAACAAGTGAGGCCCCGGCCATGCTGAACATGTTGCCGAAATTGGAACTGGTGCCCATCATGATGTATTTCATGATATTGCCGAAGGTGCGCCGGCCCTCCTGAACGCCGGCATGGAGAACGCCCAGATCGTGCTCCAGGAGGATCATGTCCGCTGCCGCTTTCGCCACGTCCACCGCGCTGTCCACGGAAATGCCCACATCGGCCGAATGGAGCGAAGGCGCGTCATTGATGCCGTCGCCGAGATATCCCACCACGTGGCCGCGCCGCTTCAGCGCGAGGATGACGCGGTTTTTCTGGGCCGGCGCCACGCGGCAGAAGAGGTTGACTTGCTCGACCCGCGCTGCGAGTGCCTGGTCATCCAATTGCTGGATATCCGCGCCGTTCAGCACACCCGTAACCGGGAGTCCGAGTTGTGTGCAAACATGCTGGGTGACAAGTTCATTGTCGCCGGTGATGATCTTGACCGCGACTTGGTCGGCGGCCAACCCGGCCAGCGCCGCCTTGGCGCTTTCCTTGGGCGGATCGAGGAAGGCAGCGAAGCCTGCGAAGACCAATTCCGCTTCATCACCGACGACGGCATGCGCATGTTCCATCCCCACCTGGCGCGACGCAATTCCCAACACGCGGAAACCTTCTCGACTGAGGGCTTCAAATTGCGCATTGATGCGCGCGTGCGCCACACCATTTAGGGGATGCCGATTGTCCTCTCCCACCAGCTCGCAACTGACCGACAGACGCAGGATATCTTCGGGAGCGCCTTTGACCACGAGCAGCCTGTTAGTGCCGTTGTCCAGGAGCACCGATATCCTGCGGCGCTCGAAGTCGAACGGTACTTCATCAATCTTGCGCCAAGCGCTGACGTCGATCTCTGTATGCTCAAGGATGGCATTATCCAGGGGACTCTTCACCCCCGTTTCAAAAAAACTGTTGAAATAGGCAAACTCCATAACCGGCTGACTTTCCCGGCCGAAGGGATCCAGGTGGCGCTCCAAGTGGATGCGAGCCTCGGTCAGCGTGCCGGTCTTGTCGGTGCAAAAGACATCCATGCTTCCCAAGTTGTGAATCGAGGCGAGCCGCTTGACGATTACCTTGCTGGCCGCCATGCGCAGCGCGCCACGAGACAGCGTCACGGAGATCACCATCGGGAGCAGTTCAGGTGTCAGCCCGACGGCCAAGGCGACGGCAAACAGGAAAGAGTCGAGCCAGGGGCGATGAAAGAAAGCATTGACCAGAAGGACGAACAGGACGAGGAGGACCGTCATGCGCAGGATGAGAATCCCGAAATGGTGGATTCCCTGCTCGAAGGCCGTCGGCGGAGCCTTGGCAAGCAAGGTGTCGGCAATTTCACCCAGCGCCGTGTCCTGTCCGGTGCGGCACATCAGCACCCTGGCCGAACCGCTGATCACTGAAGTTCCTAACAGAACGGTATTGCCGGCTGCGAGGATCTTGGTTTCTGCCGACAATTCATCAGGGGCCTTTTCCACCGGATAGGGTTCTCCGGTCAGGAGAGCCTGGTTGACGAAGAAGTCTTTTGCCTCCAGCACCCGGCCATCGCAGGGAATCAGGTCGCCAGCGGTCAGGAGCGCCACATCGCCGGGCACCAGCTCCGCCAAGGGTATCTCAACGGGCTTGCCGTCCCGTAGCACCTGTCCGCGTACCGCCACCGACTGACGCAGCCTTTCCGCCGCCTGTCCGGCCCGATACTCCTGGGCAAAATCGAGGGTCACACTGATCAGGACGATGGCGCTGATGATGAAGAAACTGGTAGCGTCGCCGGTAAGCGCGGAAAGAGCGCTGGCGACAAGGAGAATGATGACCAGGGGGTTGCGGAACTTGGCCAGGAATTGAAGGACTAGCGCCCTTTTCCGTTCGCCATGAATCACGTTTGGACCGAACTGAATCAAACGTGCGGCCGCCTCGCCGCTACTCAGTCCGTCAGGGCTTGCGCCGATTCGTTCCAAGATTTCCGTAATGGGAAGGCGC is a window from the Noviherbaspirillum sp. UKPF54 genome containing:
- a CDS encoding DDE-type integrase/transposase/recombinase; amino-acid sequence: MPDDGEKFLLCHGQVFEQTPGEENVGFHVPQRVLWVDRAQDLLVTIGIEKQLKKPKLYPLSQVEQLIARKLLRFIESDPRPYAFLNESDLPKISKDVRDRGWEIIQPLVDDHHIPQIYLPGTRGALVSARAAELGKEWIQVYRPLYKYFAYGCCDDALLGRYDRCGCAGSKQAPKTAKRGRRPDRAKLGLGSTEKIGPSIADVRNSIIEGIDRFWKPGTTIKKAWQDTKNAFFSQGEIDHRGLRIPIPPEIHQTITYKQFWLVFREEDYRLDLTKKHVSTTTWALKYRGVLGSSRQGVFGPCARYEIDSTIVDVYLVSAFNRAWVIGRPVLYVVVDVFSRMVVGFYLGLEGPSWEGARLALFNAFTSKVDFCRRFGVEITEDMWPCHHLPHKVLADNSEMKSKASDALPKALGIKLQNATARRGDWKPNVERQFRLINDHTVHFLPGALNPRLEDVKQRQYRLDACLTIGELTRILIRRLIIYNWSAYQSAALPNEMLGANLTEATPIAVWNWGLENLTGGAKSISKQKIWTYLLTAGTGTIRPEGIYFSGRHYASDRAIKEEWFARVRTTGKRNRIELRYVPDWPEFIWIPNPRSNQWEPCKLLDREEQYRLARIEEILDRAKLLSLASDEIEDRTNKKFAVFEAECNDIAERAEQAAAKAKKGLSKTEKTANIDSNRTFEKTAERVERARDAAESYGNKPVASNVIPLRRDLAGPDPLEDLWDI
- a CDS encoding TnsA endonuclease N-terminal domain-containing protein, coding for MRRFPITIEDIQRWKSQGLGQGEGENYKPWIDVRCFSSKGRSSRAPGITTGRTHHLFSDNEDDFCLMADYAQQVVDIREQFPLLPERATQTIAENLRIRHPRYPNSKTMLVMTTDFLLTIRNRVGDHRLVAYSIKSEEDLNGESRSRVLEKLELERRYWLGRGIQWILITDHDIPATLIRNLDWLNYLVVEIDRSAPQLHARLPAFLRAFRIAWEEGSPLKQILAACADLIGKPDNEALYQLFRHCVWHHLIELDLTHPLGPLHPVRALAIDDVSIRFGNKGACHAG
- a CDS encoding helix-turn-helix domain-containing protein; the encoded protein is MSSAKKTISARERLGRNLRSYREAQGWSQENLAAQAGLTQTFLSQMENGLTNVSLDNIERLAEALNLDIGELLKL
- a CDS encoding GDCCVxC domain-containing (seleno)protein, translating into MLNTCQWFYECERCHKLLKPKADDWCVFCSYENVPCPPMQVQSNRANYCAND
- the mgtA gene encoding magnesium-translocating P-type ATPase, producing the protein MPTSAVKTDFPFWRLPITEILERIGASPDGLSSGEAAARLIQFGPNVIHGERKRALVLQFLAKFRNPLVIILLVASALSALTGDATSFFIISAIVLISVTLDFAQEYRAGQAAERLRQSVAVRGQVLRDGKPVEIPLAELVPGDVALLTAGDLIPCDGRVLEAKDFFVNQALLTGEPYPVEKAPDELSAETKILAAGNTVLLGTSVISGSARVLMCRTGQDTALGEIADTLLAKAPPTAFEQGIHHFGILILRMTVLLVLFVLLVNAFFHRPWLDSFLFAVALAVGLTPELLPMVISVTLSRGALRMAASKVIVKRLASIHNLGSMDVFCTDKTGTLTEARIHLERHLDPFGRESQPVMEFAYFNSFFETGVKSPLDNAILEHTEIDVSAWRKIDEVPFDFERRRISVLLDNGTNRLLVVKGAPEDILRLSVSCELVGEDNRHPLNGVAHARINAQFEALSREGFRVLGIASRQVGMEHAHAVVGDEAELVFAGFAAFLDPPKESAKAALAGLAADQVAVKIITGDNELVTQHVCTQLGLPVTGVLNGADIQQLDDQALAARVEQVNLFCRVAPAQKNRVILALKRRGHVVGYLGDGINDAPSLHSADVGISVDSAVDVAKAAADMILLEHDLGVLHAGVQEGRRTFGNIMKYIMMGTSSNFGNMFSMAGASLVLPFLPMLPVQILLNNLLYDVSELPIPLDRVDDDYLSHPRHWDMTFIRNFMLIIGPVSSAFDFLTFYIMLAIFHAGEALFHTGWFIESMATQVLVIFIIRTRRTPFRSRPNPWLVVCSLAVAAVAVLLPFTPAGMQLGFVAPPALFFLILVAMLIFYLLAVEGVKQWFFMRFVAE